Sequence from the Bos indicus x Bos taurus breed Angus x Brahman F1 hybrid chromosome 16, Bos_hybrid_MaternalHap_v2.0, whole genome shotgun sequence genome:
TGGTGTCTGGGCTCCTGTCTGTCCAGGTCTGGCCCTCCGAGGGAGACCCCTGGCTAGAACTGGCGTTGACTTGGGCTCGGGCTCCAGGAGCAGGGGCCAGGTGCCTGGCTGAGAGATGACCGTGGTGGGGCCGGGAGGGGCCGGTTCCGCTGCTCTTGTGGCTCAGCCTGGGCGTCACCTCTGGTCCCGGGGACGCACTCCTCCTGGAGCGGCTACAAAGCCGTGTTCCTGGTGGAGATCCTCAGGCACCCAGGTggtgcttctgtgtcctggtcGTGTCCAGAGAGCAGGACGGAATCCCAGAGTCACAGATTCCACCACCAGGGTCAGGAGTGTCTGAGGTGCACAGGGAGGCTGCCGCCCGCCCCTGGCCACACCTTCATCTTCACGACATGAAGTGTGCCACCTCAGCTCGCACAGCCCCAAAGTGCAACCTCGATTTCCCTGGAAAGAGGCTTCCCAGGAACACCCATCCTTGTGGGCCGCAGTGGGATCGCCCACGTCTGGGCTAGTCCAGAATTCTCAGGTCCTCTGGGGCTGTACCCGGGTATAATCTCAGTGGAGTATCtttcagaaagaaacaaagagtCCGACTCTGGGCTTTGCCCTTGTGCCCAGCACTGACCTTCTGAATCCCGCTGGCGGCCTCTTCATTTGGCCTTTCTTTGTCTCAGCTTTTCCCCGTTTGTTTTTTCTGCTCACTCCATGAGTCTGACTGTAGATAGAAATTGAGTTTATGTGTCAGCTGCTCAGCCGGCTAATGTGAGCTGGGCAGCGTCATTGAGAGACTTGTGGTGCTCCTGAGAGACTTGCGGTGCTCCTGAGAGACTTCCGGTGCTCCTGAGAACCCGAACCTCAGCTTCCCAAGCTCTGAAAAGGCTGTGCTGCCTGCAAGTAGGAGGTGTTTTGCCCAGGGGAAACTAGaggacaaatattttcaaatactttaaaGTGTGAATGACTGTCCAATGGAAGAACTGATCTTGGGGTGCCCAGGGGTAAACTTGGGAAGATGGATTTTTGACTCAAAGAACTTTGGAGTGCTGTAGCTAACCCAGGAAGGATGAGCTAGAGGGGATTCAAGTCTGAGGGGGCGCTCCACTAGACAACTTTAGGGTTCCTGCTGACCTTGAAGGAGGAGCTTGTGAGATCTGAGGCCTTAGCCGGGAAATGAAGTTGCGACTGGTTCCAGCTTAGCTCTGATTCACTGCTGACCTGAAATCCCGGGGCAGGGAGCCTACCTCCCTGAGGGTCCTCCTGGCACCCTCCTCTGCCAGGCTGGGCTTTTTATTTCTACGAGAGCCTGTGGGTGTTCTGGTCGCCAGGGAGCAATGATGGTTCCTCACGTATGGAAACCATTTCCAAGCTCTTTGTGAGCCCTCTTGGCCGCTTTCAAGGAAACCAAACCCCTCTGCCCCATTTCACAGAACGAAACgtcaaggcccagagaggtcaaagGTCTTGTCCAAGCTCCTCCATTAAGAGTGGTAAATGAGAAGTGGGCTTCCCTTCCCCAGTCTCCGTGTTCCTAGCCGCTCCGGGTGGGGgtgcgcccccccccccaccctgctGGGGTTTGCAGAGGTTAACCACACATGCTTCTCCCTCCTCAGCCAAGAGCGAAGCTGCCTCCTCAAGGCGTTCCCTTTTCCTCGAGTTTTCTCCGTTTTAGAGGCTCTTGGACCCTTCTGATATCTGACAGAAACCAGAGACCCTTTCGCCAGTGTGCGCGGGCACGCTGTGCTCTCTCAGGGTCTCTGAAGCCCCTCGATTGCCTCATCCCTAGCACgtgtcttgggtggcccctgCTCGTGTCCGAGGGCCTTGATGACTCCTGAAGATGAACGGGAATCTGTCTGTCTCACTCAGCTGGGGCCCCGGGGACTTGGTTCCCGTTCGCAGGCTCTGAGCAAGAAGCCACCATGTCCCCACTGTGGCCAGTGACCAGGGTCCCTGGCCGCTCGGTGTGGCCAGAGGCAAGTGACTCCTGCCACCTGCCACAGAAGGTGGCATCACAGAGGAGCAAGGCTGTCCCCTCAGGTTCAAGGTTAAGGACACCACATCGCCTTCAGCCTGTGTCCGAGGGGGAGCAGAGGCGTCCTACCCCTGAACGTGGAGACGGCCTTGGGCGGAGTTCGGTCCGGCCTTGTAGTCTGGCTTAGAGGCATGTGGCTAGTTTAGAACAATCTAGAGATCATGAAGACAGTTTAGAGGGGAGAAGTGAGAATTGTCAGAATCTGAAACTGGGTTATGGGAAATTGAGTTAGTCCCCAAGGAGCTCTCGGTCTGGCAAGGTCCCCCGGAGGACCACCCATCCTACCATGGGTACAGTACAAAGAAGCCCAGAAATGGCTGCTGTGCATGTGGGGTGTGGCTGACGCACCACCCGGATTTGACACGAACGCTCGATACCTTGTGCAAGTGTGAATCTTGACTGTTTACCCCACCTGCTCCACCAGAGGATaaatggggaggggtgggggcgggggagtggACCTCAGGACGAACTATCTCCGTGCAGGCTGAGCCACTTCCTGAGCCCTCTTTGTCACAGGAGAGCCGGACTGCAAGGTGGACGCTGGGCTTGGTCAGGGCCCCGTTTTGCCtgaaggcgggggtggggggtggggatgtggGACCTGCTGGGGACCCCCTGGTTGCCTGGAGGggctgctggggtggggtggaggcaggAGAGGCTCCCCACTGCCTGGCCGTGGCCGCAGGGGACCACCCATTGGCACCTGCCATTTGGGCCCCTTTCCCAATTCTGACTCTCCCTTCCAGTCAGGACAGTTCAACGAGGACATGATCCCCACTGTGGGCTTCAACATGCGCAAGATCACCAAGGGGAACGTGACCATCAAGGTGCGCGAGGGCCTGGGGAGCAGCCAGGGGACTCTCTTAGTGAACAGAAAATAACCCGGGCGGCCTAAGGCCGAGGATCCCAGGACAGACGGGAGCTGGGGGGGCGTGGGGGCCGGGGAACCGGAGGCCGAGGAGCCCCGGGAGGGCGGGGGGGAGCCCGCCGCTGACGCTGCACCCTCTCTCCAGCTCTGGGACATCGGGGGACAGCCCCGCttccgcagcatgtgggagcgCTACTGCCGTGGAGTGAGCGCCATCGTGTGAGTGCGCGGGACGGGTCCTGGCCGGCGGCGTGAGCCCCTGTTGCCGCTTTGACTTCGCCTTTGCTCGGACCGACCCTCTGGACGCCCACAGTCCAGCCTGAGAGCCGGATCAGCGCCGCCTCGTGCGGAAGCCTCCGCGTGTACCTCCCCCGACTCAGACTCACCTGTGTCCTGAATTTTATGTGATTTAGTggttcattctctctttttttttcttttttcctttattttctttttcatttttggcgCACCACACATCTTGCAGGATTTCCGTTCCTAACCCCGGCCCTTGGcagtggagccctaaccactagagtgccagggaattccctcccttgcttttaaaaaatagcaacaacCACAACATATATATGTGCCCAAACAAAAGGTCGTTTAGCTTTCattgttgttgatttttaaattttatacaattttaaaggtaatactccatttacagttacgCCAAAATATTGGCTCTGTGCCCTATGTTGTAAAGTACATCGTGTGGCCTATCTTACACCCTGTAACctgattttttattattgttattattattttttaagttttttggccACGTGGTATGCGGGATCttacttcctggaccagggatggaaccggtaccccctgcagtggaagctcccAGTCCTAACCaccgggaccaccagggaactccccaatCTGATTTCTTTAAAAGCATGTTGAGCATAAAGTCTGTTGGAGCCTCCTTTGCAGTTTTCTCCCCCCTTGTCTAGTCCTCCCGTGAGAACCTCCAAGGTTCACTCTTGGAAGGACTCGGGTCTCATCTCACAGGACCCCGTGTTGCCGAGCGAGCAGCAGCCTCTCCGGGGTCTGTCGGGGGCGGGACGCGGGCagggcgccccccccccccccccccgcggtCCCTGCAGGTTGTCCCATCGGAGCCCCTTCCTGAGCCCTCCCAGGTGGcagctcccacccccaccccggcctgTGGGGTCAACTGCATCCCCACCTGCCGTCCCCCAGGTACATGGTGGATGCCGCTGACCAAGAGAAGATTGAGGCCTCCAAGAATGAGCTCCACAACCTACTGGACAAGCCCCAGCTGCAGGGCATCCCGGTCAGCCCCGCGTGGAGTGGGCGGGCGGGCCCGGCTTTGCGCGGGTGGGGCGGTGTGGGGGCCCCTGGGCCCAACCCCTCCAGGGCGGCCGGGCCGCGGCAACCCTGGTCTGAGCCCTGTCCTCTCTTCGCGGCAGGTGCTCGTCCTGGGGAACAAGCGAGACCTCCCCGGAGCGCTGGATGAGAAGGAGCTGATCGAGAAAATGTGAGtgggccccgcccctgccccggcACGGAGCAAGGGGCTCGCGCGCTCCCGGGGCTCGCGCGCTCCCGGCACCCGCCGCGCGGTGGCGCCCGCGGGCCCGCCCCTCGCGCGCCTCCTcgcccctccccccgcctccccaGTCCCAAGTCCCCTGCCTGCCCCAAGCCCCCAGTCCCCGCGGCGGCAGCTTCAGGACACTGTGTGGTCCCCGCAGGAACCTGTCTGCCATCCAGGACCGAGAGATCTGCTGCTATTCCATCTCCTGCAAAGAGAAGGACAACATCGGTGGGTGTGGGGGGtccgcggggcggggcgggaggggaGGCCCCGGGCTACCCGGGTGGGACCGGAGGCAAGAAGCCCCCGCCCTGCGTCCACTGGTGTGCGGTCTTGGGCGAGCCCCCCGGGACTCCGTCTCTGTCTCCTGCGCGGCTCGGAGCAGGTCTGACATCGGGAACCGGGCTTGTGCCGCCCGTGGGGTGACCCCAGCTGCAGCCCCCTCGCCCCCGGTGTGCGCTCTCCCCAGGAGAAGCAGCCCCGAAGCCCTGTAACCTGCTCCCTTGTCCCCCAGACATCACTCTACAGTGGCTTATCCAGCACTCAAAGTCGCGGAGGAGCTGAGACCGCGGCCGCGCCTCGGACCTGGGGCCGCCTCCCAGCCTGAAGCcgagctccccctccccctgcgGCCCCCCAAGCCCACCCTCCCTACTCCGTGCGGGGAGGGTCCTCGGGGGCCCCAGAGTCCCGTTCTGCTGAGGTTTGAACTCCTGATTTGACTGTAAAATAAATGGCTCCCGCCCGCCCCCTAACCTCCCCCTCCCCGCTCCGTTTTCCGTCCCGCCCCTCTCCGCTCCCCTTTCCCACACTCTGTTATTGTCCTGTGTGtacagtatatatatgtatatatattttaattttttaatttaagcaaaGACTAAAATCAACCATTTGATGCTGCAGGGCCCAGCCAGGATCAGGGAGGGGGCGGTGGAGAAAGCAGGAGGGAGCCGCGGGGTCGGCTGGGGCCGGTCCGCCCGGAAGGGCACCAGCCTGGCAGGGCCGGCCGTCCCGAGCCTCGTCTGTCCCCGCAGTGTTTGGGTGTCACAGGCAGACGGGAGCCTTCAGGGACTCCCCTCTCGGCCCCAGCCGGGCGGAGGGCAGGGGCCGCCTCCCAGGTGCCCCTGCCGCCCGCTCTCCAGCTCCTGCCCCTCCTCAGGCCCCTTCCTCCACGGGCCACCTCACTTTCTGTTCTCATTTTGCAGAGTTGCACACGGAGAGAACTCAGCATGGGGGGTTGGttctttggatttttgttttctgttggttTATTTAATTTAATGATTTGTAAAGTgatgttcctcttccttttttacaCTTTTCTGCTCACATTTAACCTCTGTTTGGAAGATGATTCTTGTAACTGTACATTTTTTTGCCTCCTAACAAGAATAAACGACAATTTTGTGTTGGGGGGTTGCACGATGTGGGTTCTTTGCCCCCGCTGGCCCAGCAGGCTCAGGACTCCAGTTCTCCACCCGGGTGCACCCAGCCAGCGGGAGGCACGCGCTGGCCCGGACACACAATGGCTCTTTACAGAGCGGCCCCCGCGTGCGGCCCGGCTCCTGCCTGCCGCCGCCTCCTCTGGTCCCCGGCTCTGAGCTGCCAGCGGCCCCGAGAACGCCGGTGTCACCACCTGCCCGGCCGCGCCTCCGCGCGGAATGCCGCGCGCAGTGCGTTCAGGGCTCCGCCTGCAGCCCGAGCGGGCGGAGCCAGTGAAGGGCCCTGGGGCGGGCAGCGCGGGGCGTGCGGAGCCCGCAGCCGACCCGCTCCGCCGCTGGTGTCGGGGCTGCTGGTTTCCCAGGAGAGGCTGCGCCCTCCCTCCTTCCACCAAGACCCCACCACCACCGTACCTCCAAAGCACCTCAGAGCCTCGCGCCCGGCTTCTCGAAAATCCTTCCCAAATCCGGGGCCATCTTGACCCAGTTTTACCGTAAGCCCCGCCCCACTGGGCTCCCCTCCGCCCAGAAATGGGACGGCCCTACATGCAGGCTTCATCCATCCTCTGCTGGGAGAAAGCAGCTTCCAGGGTCCTGGGAGGGGGGcctcccctggtggctctgagCTCGGTACGTCCTCCGTGCTTTCCCCTGGAGGCTCCTTCCGGTCATCAGAACGGCAGGGAGGAGTGGCCTGCCTGGAGAGGGGCTCCCCACTGCCGCGGAGTTTGATGGAATTTGGCAAATGGAGCCAGATGACTTTGGggtgccttcccaggtggctcagtggtaaagaatccgcccgcaatgcaggagactagatcttcctgggtcgggaagatcccctggaggaggaaatggccacccattcttgcctggaaaattccacggacagaggaacctggcgggctgcaatccaagcgggtgcagagtcagacacaactgagcgtgcgcACGCGCTGACCAGCTCCTCAGGAATAGGCAAGGGGGTCCAGGGCTAGGATGGGCCTCCTGGCTCCTCGGTGACTGGCGATGCCGTGGCCTGGGGCGCTGGGGCAGGACCAGCACCCACGGTCTGGAGAACAGGGTGCGGGGGTCCAGTGACCTGCCTTTCTGGCCTCCTGTGTCCTCCGAGAAGGGCAGGACTTGAGCTGAGACAGGCTGAGCTGCTCACCAGCCAGGAGGCACCCTCCTGCCCAGCGCACACAGCAGGCGCCTATAGGACAGACTGCAGATTCTTGCAccgcggtgggggtggggccctCTGCCGCCCTGCAGAACTGCACCCCCAGGGGAGGACAGGAGGGGAGGTGCTGGACACTGGGCCTCCTGCCTGGAGCTCTAGGAGTCCTGTCTCAGGCCTCCAGTGGCTCCAGACCTCTGTGGGGGTTTGTCCCGCTTCACTGGGGTCCAGGAACTGTGTCCAGTCTGCCCAAGGGAGGCAATTCTGACTGcaagtgtgggggaggggggggggctcAGTGGGTCGGCCCCTCCCAGCTGGCTGGTATCCCCTAAAGACCCAGCTCAAGTCCACTGCTCGCCACTGCCAACCAGCACCCCCACTCCAGGCCCAGGACCCCTAAGCAACAAATGCAGCTTTGTTCCCCTGGCTGGCCAGGCCCAAGGGACCGTGGCTCCTTCCCAAGGTCCGCTGGCCTGCTGGCTGACTTAATCCTGCAAGCCACTCACGTTGGCTGCCCGGGGCAGCGGGGCGAGCTGGGCCTCCGGGCCGCCGTCTCCTCGAGCAGCTCTGAGCTGGGAGAGGCAAGGGTGCCCCTTGGCAGAGCCCCCAGACAGGATGTGGTGGAGCCCCCCCCGCCCTGCTCGTCCCCATTTCACCGCCCCCCCATATCCCATAGGAAGCTGCTGGTGCATCTGGGACTGGGGGGGCAGAGAGGAAGTGGCGGAGGGCACCCGGCCTGCCCTTGGCCCACCCCCAGCCTGCTCCTCCTCCATCCTAAGCTACTGCAGACGAAGCTGGGGGCTTCAGTCACTGTGGCGGCCGCCTGCCTCTCTCAGTACAGAGAGTATGCGTGCGCCCAGCAGCGCCATCACCTAGCAACGGCCTCCCTCTCCCTTGGTGTCGCCCGTCCTGGGGGTGGTGCCAGGGAGAGAGAACAAGGCCGCTAAGATCCCGGGGCGCGGGGGAAGGAGGCTGAGGCCAAGGGCTGTGGGTGGGGTAACCAGCAGAGAAGGGAGCCTCGGGCACTCTACCACCCTGCCCCCGCCCTGGAGACCCTCCTGGGCCCGCGGGTGATCGGGGCACAGCTGGCAGCGGGGACTCGCTGGCAGTGGggactctcctccaggggacccagAGCTGCACGTCAGACGGGAGGGCAGGCTCCTGGGGCCTCAGCCAAGGCGCCCCCTGGCTGACCTTGTGCCAAACTCTCTGGGCCCAGACGAGGCTCGGGGGCCTCTGGAAGGCCCCCCGTTGCGGTGAGAGGAAAGAAgcaagaggaaagaacacttgGGGGGTGCGTCGGAGCTCTGGCTACGGcgagggtgtggggtgggggcaggcggagGGCAGGCGGCTGGGTTGTCTGTGGGCTGAACAGTCCATTCTAAGAAGCCAGACAAGAGCCGTTCTCAGAGGCAGACCCTCGAATGGGGGCTTTGTGCGCAGGGAGCAGTGAGAGGGCCCTCCGTGGGAGACAAGTTTCCAGCCTTCTTACGGGGATGGCTGGGTTCAGGCCCGACCGAGGGCACAGGGCCCCAGCCCCCAAGCCCTTCCATTCACTCTGCCCTCAGTCCTGGGCCCCAGGCTGGACAGGACGCCAGCCACAGGCTGGGAGGGGCCGGCAGTGGCCAGGGGGCAAAGCCCAGGTGCACCTGGGCGCTGCCAGGATGTGGCGTAAGAAAGGCCAGTGGGCACAGGGCTTGTCTACCTAGTTTATTGCTTTCCAAGAGGGGCCTTCTACGGGGGAGCACCTGAGCGGGGGGCGGGAGGGACAGGTCAATTGGGGGTACATCGGAGGAGGAGGCGGACAAAGAGACAAGTCCTCCTGGGGGGGACGGTGCCCAAAGGAGGCGTGCAGCGCGGGGCCGGCCGTGCCCAGGGAGGAGCCCGGTCCTGGGGGCTCGGTGCGGAGAGAGACACACTGGCGGTTCGGTCAGGCTCCAGATTGCGGAGGGGGGGCGAGGGCGGGGCCAGGTGAGGTTCTGGAGAGTTTCAGGGCAGCTCTAAGGGCCTGCAGGACCACCACCCTGGTGAGCGCATGGGTGGGCAGGCCCCAGCGCAGCAGGGAGGGGCTCCGGCAGGCCTGGACCCCAGCCCGGGGAGCCGAGCCCACCTCTGGGCAGAGCTCCCCCACCGAGGGCCGGCTGGGCCTCAGCAGGGCGTGCCCAGGGCCAGGAGCGGGGGCGCCTCACGGGGCTTGTGGAAGTAGCCGGAGGCGGACAGCTCCGTGTGCAGCTTGGCACGGGGGCCGGCGGGGGCCGCCCGCCCGCCGCAGCCCtcgccgcagcagcagcagcagcagtccaggaAGGCGCGGCCCAGCGGGCGGCTCACGCACAGGAGCAGCAGCGGCGTCAGGGCCGCCTTGAAGAAGGTGGAGAACTGCGTGACCAGACCCAGCAGCTCCAGGGTCTGGCGCGTGAGCGCGGCCGACAGGTAGGCGGCCACGACATTGCACACGTTCTCGGGGAGGGCGCAGAGGGCGTGCACAGCAGCCAGGCCTGCCACGGTGCTGCTGGGCCGGGCCCCCCGCGGCTCCTGCGGGCCTGGCCGGCTCTCCGGCTTCCTGCCCGGCGTGCCCCGCACCCTCCACGTCACCAGCTGGCAGGTGACCGTGAAGAGCACGGGCAGGCAGAAGTAGCAGCCGAAGGACCACCACATGCGGGCGTTCTGGTAGGTCAGGACCAGTGAGTAGAGCGACTCAGGCAGGTGGGCCGAGGGCTTCATGATGCACGTGTCCACGGTGCCCGCAGCAGGGCTGGGCTCCCGCACCAGCTGCCACAGCAGGAGCTCGGGCGCGGCCAGCGTCATGGAGCCCACCCAGATGACCGCCAGCTTGGCCAGGATGGACGGGCACGGCTCTATGGGCCTGGCCTTGGGCAGGGTGCTGGTGGCCACGTGGAAGCGATCGATGCCCAGGGCACAGAGGCTGAAGGTGGTGACGCCCAGGGAAGAGACCTGCAGGGcgcggggtggggagaggggtcaGCACCACGCTCCTGGGACTTCAGGAATCGTCCCCGAGGATGAAGGCAGGGATGCAGGGGTCCTGGGCCTGCCGGGCTGTGGATGCCCGTGTCCCCCGGGCGCGTGGAGGTGGGCGTGGGTAGCCTTGAGGGGTGCAGATGCAGACTCTCTGTCCTGCCTTGCCCTGCCGGAGAGGCCCAGGGTCGGGCCACCCGGGGAAGCAGCCCCTCCAGACTGGCCCACCCAGGCTCAGCCTGTTCACCCAGCACACAGGACGACTGCCCTGTGAGCAGAGAGGAGGTGAGTGCCAGGGAGGGGGGGCTCCCTGCTTGGACCTCCCCTCCCTGCTGGGGCGTGCTGTGGGGGCCCCGCCCCTCTGCAGGCAGGCCCCGGGCAGGGctggaggaaaacaacacagCCTCTCCTTTCATCCCAGAACAGCCCCCGGGACCCTGCAGCTCACTCCGCCGCCCAGGGCCTCCTGGGCCCCCTACGAAAGGGCCCAGAAGCGCATCTGTCCCTCACCTCTCACCGACACCCAGCCTGCAGGGAGGGCTCACGGCCACCTGTCCTCCAGGCTGTGGAGGGGGCAGGTGTGCGGGACCCCAGTCGGGCGGGGTCCGGCTCCCCTCAGCCACGACTCTGCAGACAGGCCTCACAGGGAGccgccctctccctcccctgagACCTTCCTGGTAAAAACCACCACTTGAATCGTTTTAACTCCAAGCACACTGTAGCTGTCACACCTGTCACTCGAGCGTTCACTCGGCCACGGTGACGCAGATCACCCATCACCCATGAGGGGGCCGAGCTAGGGCAGGTGAAGTGCCCCACACTGGTCACTCAGCTGGTCTGCCCGCCTCCAAGGCCCCGCGTCTGACCCCCATGGCTCAGCGGGGCTCCAAGCTCCAGGTAACTGAGATGCAAAGCTGCGCCCAGCCGGGGGGCTTCCTTCAGGTCTGAGCACTTGGGTGCTGGGGAGGGCAGAAAAAGGCTGTGCTGCCTGCTGAGCCTCGGCGAGTCCGTCGGGATGAGAACTCATCACTAGTTCACGGGACGCGGCGAGAACCGGGAAGACGGCAGCATTCAGAGGCTCATCCTGATTCCTTCCCCGCTCGGGCCGGCCGCCCACGCACTCCGCCCGGGAGGAGCGCGGCTCTGCGGGGCACGGCCACTCTAGCCCTCATTACTCCCCCTGAGCCCCACGTAAACAACACTCGGAAGGCTGCTGGCTGTACAGACACGGTGGCCTCGCTGTGTCCCACACAAATGCACTTATTTCGGGGTATTTTGGCGTGGTTTTGATTGCACTTTCTCCTCCTGGTCTACACATCCATCAGCACCCAGTGAGGAAGGGCCCAGAGATAAAGGGCCATCTGGTCTACCCCCTGATTGGGAGATAGGGAAACAGGAAAGGAGGTCTGACCTTCCCAGGGACACCCCAATATGCCCCAGCCTCAGCTGCAGCCCCCAGAACCAGGGCTCCACTTTCAGAGGACGGAGCCAGCAGCAAGGGTGACGGCAGGGACAAGGGTCTCGGTGAGGGCCTCGCCTTCCGTATTTGCACTCCGGGGGTGGGTACAGGCCTGACTGGTTAGGGGGGTGGGGCCCTGCAGGGAATTGGAATCTCCCTTCTTGCACCGATTGAGGTGGCACGAAATtgaggggcagagagggggcACAGGGCAGAGCCATTTCTTGGGTGGGAAGACAGAGGGGTTAAGGCAGGGGAGGGAGCTCTCAGTGTGGAGAGAGGGCACAGGGCAGAGCCAGTTCTTGGGTGGGAAGACAGAGAGGTTAAGGCAGGGGAGGGAGCTCTCAGTGTGGAGAGAAGGGGGCCGCCTTGAGGTGCTGGGGGCGGGAGccgggctggggggcggggggcctgAGAGCTGCTGGAGCCGTGCTGCGTGCACCTCCCTGACCAACCTGGGGAGAAGCGAGACAGGCTTGGGGGGCCTCGCGCACTCTTCCCGCCCATGCTGGCAGCCCCTGCCCCCGCCGTGGGCTCTCCCCGGCCACACACTCACCTCCACAAAGGGCACCGCCCGGCAGGACACGGCGCCCAGCAGCCTCTGCTTGGTGATCTCATGGAAGGTGACGACGgggaggcagaagaagaggacCAGGAAGTCCCAGAGCGCCAGGCTGGCTAGGACGGAGTTCCAGGCGCTCTTCAGGTAGTAGCTGTGCCACACAATGCACATGACCGCCAGGCTGCCCACGATGCCCACGGCAAACAGCAGCAGGGCCAGCAGCAGGACGGCGTAGGCCCCATAGGAGCGCTCGGTCACTGGGTACAGGGGGTTCTGCACCTGCGGGCGCTGGCCGGGCGGCCCCGTCACGTTGCCCTGGGGCTCCTGCCCGCTGCCCCCAGTCGCTCTGGCCCGGTCCGGGGAGGGGCTGGCGGCCACCCAAGGCTGGGTGGGCTGCGGGGCGGCAGGGCGGATGGGCCGGGGGTACTCAGCCCACCCCTCGGGCACGTACTGCTGCAATCCCTTGGCGTCCTCCCGCTCAGCTCCTCGCCTGGACCGGTCCGGCTGCTCCTGGGCCACAGGCTGGTGCCCACCCTGTTGCAGCCAGACCCCCCGAGGGGCCCTCTCGGGCCCGGCTGCCAGCGCCACGGCAAGGGAGACGCCCAGCGGCCACAGCCACCGCATGGCCGGACGAGTGGCACAGCTGCCCGCACACAGAAGCGAGGCCAGGCCAAGTGCGGGCCCAGCTCGATGGGCAGCTGGCTGCTGGGCCCGCCCCCACCGGGCGTCTGGCATCGCCAGCCGGCTCCAGTGGTCACCCCCCGTCCCTCCACCCGCAGCAGCCAGGCAGGACAGGGCAGGGCCCTCTGCTGGACACAGGGTGCTCTGTGCCGCCCGCAGGACACGCCTCCCCAGGCCCCATGGGCGGCAGCACTCAGACCTGCGGGGCCCTCGGGGGCCGCCCACCCTCAGTCCCGGCCGTGCACACGGGGTTGTGGGGACAGGGCAATCGCTGCTGCTGTTAGCCTTAGGCTTCGTGAGCACTCCCTGGGCCAGGCTGCCGGATAGAAGCCTCATACATGTTTACATTGCTACCGCAGCTCAGTGAGgcaaagtaacttgcccaaggccacacagccggGATCCAAACTGCAGGTGTGTCCAACTCCAGAGCTGAAACTCAGCCCCTCGGTCACGCAGCATACAGGAGTCCAGCAGGAAAGGGGTCCTGAAGAGCCTCTACACCCACAGTCTTCTTTCTCAGACGTGGAAACCATGGGAACCGTGGCCAGAGAGGTCAAGTGCCAGGGCCAGGCACACACAGGCCAGGTGGTCGGTGACCGAGGAGAGGAGGCGGCACCCTCTGCTCCCCCTGCTCTGCGTGTGCGCGTCGGCTGCACCTCGGAGGGGGCGGGCCACAATACCCGACCTGGGAAACgcaactatggtgctggagaagactctcgagagtcccttggactgcaaggagatccaaccagtccatcatgaaggagatcagtcctgggtgttcattgga
This genomic interval carries:
- the ARL8A gene encoding ADP-ribosylation factor-like protein 8A isoform X1, giving the protein MIALFNKLLDWFKALFWKEEMELTLVGLQYSGKTTFVNVIASGQFNEDMIPTVGFNMRKITKGNVTIKLWDIGGQPRFRSMWERYCRGVSAIVYMVDAADQEKIEASKNELHNLLDKPQLQGIPVLVLGNKRDLPGALDEKELIEKMNLSAIQDREICCYSISCKEKDNIDITLQWLIQHSKSRRS
- the ARL8A gene encoding ADP-ribosylation factor-like protein 8A isoform X2: MDGTPRSSEAPPGPEVAEESGQFNEDMIPTVGFNMRKITKGNVTIKLWDIGGQPRFRSMWERYCRGVSAIVYMVDAADQEKIEASKNELHNLLDKPQLQGIPVLVLGNKRDLPGALDEKELIEKMNLSAIQDREICCYSISCKEKDNIDITLQWLIQHSKSRRS
- the GPR37L1 gene encoding G-protein coupled receptor 37-like 1, giving the protein MRLLSGSLAQGVLTKPKANSSSDCPVPTTPCARPGLRVGGPRGPRRSECCRPWGLGRRVLRAAQSTLCPAEGPALSCLAAAGGGTGGDHWSRLAMPDARWGRAQQPAAHRAGPALGLASLLCAGSCATRPAMRWLWPLGVSLAVALAAGPERAPRGVWLQQGGHQPVAQEQPDRSRRGAEREDAKGLQQYVPEGWAEYPRPIRPAAPQPTQPWVAASPSPDRARATGGSGQEPQGNVTGPPGQRPQVQNPLYPVTERSYGAYAVLLLALLLFAVGIVGSLAVMCIVWHSYYLKSAWNSVLASLALWDFLVLFFCLPVVTFHEITKQRLLGAVSCRAVPFVEVSSLGVTTFSLCALGIDRFHVATSTLPKARPIEPCPSILAKLAVIWVGSMTLAAPELLLWQLVREPSPAAGTVDTCIMKPSAHLPESLYSLVLTYQNARMWWSFGCYFCLPVLFTVTCQLVTWRVRGTPGRKPESRPGPQEPRGARPSSTVAGLAAVHALCALPENVCNVVAAYLSAALTRQTLELLGLVTQFSTFFKAALTPLLLLCVSRPLGRAFLDCCCCCCGEGCGGRAAPAGPRAKLHTELSASGYFHKPREAPPLLALGTPC